One part of the Ailuropoda melanoleuca isolate Jingjing chromosome 6, ASM200744v2, whole genome shotgun sequence genome encodes these proteins:
- the MARCHF8 gene encoding E3 ubiquitin-protein ligase MARCHF8 isoform X3, whose product MSMPLHQISAIPTQDATSARVCRSKTKEKEREEQNEKTLGHSMSHSSNISKAGGSSLASAPVSAFPRSSVTPSNQDICSSSAVCSECCHQSPVQSAVVLKAPPCQSSLTQGLTVTVLCKDTLSKRNSCGSERAQVLKPADNPKARRTLKFSKSLNDVGEKAQDTVESFDYVERTCSEGKLILPQDPGLRVSRFHQKETRALHRKPLGSSKHSCVSSLSANRSTASEVEAGKGGMHVPLLEEKADGEAVSRSRRLLRYLFSLSHGSSASSLHRFHELESCATHLHTAKSSSGLAGSTGFCSEEMGDDDVFEDSTSAKWKSKVLRAPLCSVEKDSDLDCPSPPSEKCPPISPVSTSGDACRICHCEGDDESPLITPCRCTGSLHFVHQTCLQQWIKSSDTRCCELCKYEFIMEVKLKPLRKWEKLQMTASERRKIMCSVTFHVIAITCVVWSLYVLIDRTTEEIKHGQATVRRVQIRKRESPQTASWKSSRIREWTSSATPPLMKQDLMSEESIGYGKVRSRVLYTPDLKIGLLIG is encoded by the exons AATGAGAAGACTTTGGGACATTCCATGAGTCATTCAAGTAACATTTCTAAG GCTGGGGGTTCTTCGTTGGCGTCGGCTCCGGTATCCGCCTTCCCTCGCTCTTCTGTCACGCCGTCCAATCAGGACATCTGCAG TTCCAGTGCAGTGTGTTCTGAGTGTTGTCACCAAAGTCCCGTGCAGTCTGCTGTTGTCTTGAAAGCTCCTCCATGCCAGAGTTCTCTGACACAAGGGCTCACTGTGACAGTTCTCTGTAAAGACACGTTGTCCAAGAGAAATTCCTGTGGTTCAGAACGGGCCCAGGTCTTGAAGCCTGCTGACAATCCCAAAGCCAGAAGAACACTAAAGTTCTCAAAATCCCTAAACGATGTGGGTGAGAAGGCCCAGGATACCGTGGAAAGTTTTGACTACGTGGAAAGAACGTGCTCCGAAGGGAAATTGATACTCCCTCAAGATCCGGGTCTGAGAGTTAGCAGGTTCCATCAGAAGGAAACAAGAGCACTGCATCGCAAGCCTCTTGGCAGTTCCAAACATTCTTGTGTTTCATCCCTTTCTGCCAACCGTTCAACTGCCTCAGAGGTGGAAGCTGGCAAGGGGGGCATGCACGTCCCCCTTCTGGAAGAGAAAGCGGATGGCGAAGCCGTGTCCAGGAGTCGGCGACTGCTCCGGTACCTGTTCTCGCTCTCACACGGCTCGAGCGCCAGCAGCCTGCACAGGTTCCATGAGCTGGAGAGCTGTGCCACCCACCTGCACACCGCCAAGTCCTCCAGCGGGCTGGCAGGGAGCACGGGCTTCTGCTCCGAGGAAATGGGAGACGACGATGTCTTTGAGGACagcacatctgcaaaatggaagagCAAGGTCCTGCGGGCGcccctctgctcagtggagaaggACAGTGACCTGGATTGTCCTTCTCCCCCCTCTGAAAAATGCCCCCCCATCTCTCCTGTGTCCACGTCAGGGGATGCCTGCAG GATCTGCCACTGCGAAGGGGATGACGAGAGCCCTCTGATCACCCCCTGCCGCTGCACGGGGAGCCTGCACTTCGTGCACCAGACTTGCCTGCAGCAGTGGATCAAGAGCTCCGACACGCGCTGCTGTGAGCTCTGCAAGTACGAGTTCATCATGGAGGTCAAGCTGAAGCCTTTGAGGAAA TGGGAGAAGTTGCAGATGACGGCCAGTGAGCGCAGGAAGATCATGTGCTCAGTGACATTCCATGTCATCGCCATCACCTGTGTGGTCTGGTCCTTGTATGTGCTCATTGACCGTACCACGGAGGAGATCAAACACGGACAGGCAACAG tcaGAAGAGTTCAAATCAGGAAGAGAGAGTCTCCACAGACTGCCTCCTGGAAGAGCAGCAGGATAAGAGAGTGGACCTCCTCTGCTACCCCACCTTTGATGAAGCAGGATTTGATGAGTGAAGAATCCATTGGGTATGGGAAGGTCAGAAGTCGTGTTTTATATACCCCAGATCTTAAAATAGGTCTGCTGATAGGCTAA